Genomic DNA from Alicyclobacillus fastidiosus:
ATCGAACAGGTACTCAAGGGCCATTCTTCGGTTGAAGTCGTGGAAGACGGCGAAGTGCAGAACGGCGACACGGTGAGCATCGACTTCCTGGGCAAGGTTGACGGCGAGGCGTTTGAGGGCGGCGAAGCCGAAAACTTTGAACTGGAAATCGGGTCCGGCACGTTCATCGGCGGCTTCGAAGACCAGCTCATCGGCATGAAGAGCGGAGAAGAGCGCGACATTGAAGTCACGTTCCCGGAAGATTATCATGTGAAGTCACTGCAGGGGAAAGCTGCTACGTTCCACGTGGTGCTGCACGATGTCAAGCGCAAGGTGCTGCCTGAGTTGAACGATGAGTTCGTTCAAGAGGTCAGCGAGTTTGATACGGTGGACGAATACCGTGCAGACTTGAAGAAGCGCCTCGAAGAGCGCGCAAAACAAGACCATGACCGCTATGTAGAAGACGAAGTGGTCAAACAGGTTACGGACAACGCGACAATCGACCTCCCAGAAGTGATGGTCAATCACGAAATCGACCATCAGTTGAACTCGTTCGCACAGCAATTGCAAATGCAGCAAATTCCGTTCGACGCGTATCTGGAATTCACGGGTACCAGCGTTGATGAACTTCGCGCGCAGTTCCGCGAAGCTGCAGAACAAAGTGTTCGCACCGCACTCGTGTTAGAAGCCATCACGGCGGCTGAAAACATTGAAGTGACGGAAGAAGAAGTGACTGCGGAGCTTGAAAAGGTCGCCGCGAATTCCGGTCTCGACCTCGACCGCGTACGTCAACTGATGACGGTTCGCGACCCGAACCTCGAGTCGTTTAAGCGCGACTTGGCTACGCGCAAGACCATCGAGTTGCTCGTTCAAAATAGCAAACTCGCGTAAACTGCGTTACACTGTAGATACGAAACACTGTAGCTAACTGAATGCTCGTTGTATGCTCAAGACAAGGGGACGTTGTCTCCTTGTCTTGTCACACACTCGGCATGCTTCGCGGGGAGGAGTCACAATGAGTCTAATTCCATACGTGATTGAACAGACCAGTCGCGGTGAGCGTTCGTACGACATATACTCGCGCCTGCTCAAGGATCGAATCGTGCTTTTGGGAACGCCAATCGACGACAACGTGGCGAACGCCATCGTGGCTCAGTTGCTCTTCTTGGCGGCCGATGACCCGGACAAGGACATTCAACTGTATATCAATAGTCCCGGTGGTTCTGTAACCGCAGGACTAGCCATATATGATACCATGCAGCATATCCGTCCCGCGGTCTCGACCATGTGTGTAGGGTTGGCTGCGAGTATGGGTGCCTTCCTCCTCGCCGCTGGAGAAAAGGGCAAGCGCTATGCGCTCCCGAATGCCGAGATCATGATTCACCAGCCGCTTGGCGGCGTTGAAGGGCAGGCCTCGGACATTCAGATCCACGCGGATTGGATGCTCAAGACGAAGGAGAAACTCAACCGCATCTTGTCGGAGCGGACTGGTCAGCCGCTGGACCGCATCGTGGAAGATACCGATCGCGACAACTTCATGTCAGCAGAAGCAGCTTGTGCTTACGGGTTGGTCGATGAGGTGCTCACGAAAGGGTCAACGCAGGCATAACCGGGAATCATTGACGGACACACTGCTAACAGCGTTTCCGTTTTGTATTTCACGCTCTGTGTGGTAACCTCGATTTGGGGAGGGAACAATGCATGTTCAAGTTTAATGAGGAAAAAGGCCAACTCAAGTGCTCCTTCTGTGGCAAAACACAGGAGCAAGTTCGAAAGTTGGTTGCCGGTCCCGGCGTATACATCTGTGATGAATGTATTGAATTATGCAACGAAATCGTCGAAGAACAGCTGGGCGAGGAAGAAGACTTTGAACTGAAGGACGTACCCAAACCGACTGAGATCAAGTCCATTCTAGACCAGTATGTGATTGGGCAGGAGCAGGCCAAGCGTTCGCTTTCTGTCGCAGTTTACAATCACTACAAGCGCATC
This window encodes:
- the clpP gene encoding ATP-dependent Clp endopeptidase proteolytic subunit ClpP; its protein translation is MSLIPYVIEQTSRGERSYDIYSRLLKDRIVLLGTPIDDNVANAIVAQLLFLAADDPDKDIQLYINSPGGSVTAGLAIYDTMQHIRPAVSTMCVGLAASMGAFLLAAGEKGKRYALPNAEIMIHQPLGGVEGQASDIQIHADWMLKTKEKLNRILSERTGQPLDRIVEDTDRDNFMSAEAACAYGLVDEVLTKGSTQA
- the tig gene encoding trigger factor → MTAKWEKTEANVGVLEVEVTSERFKTALDDAFKKVVKDVNVPGFRKGKVPRKIFEQRFGVEALYQDAVDLVLPEAYEQAIAETGIDPVDRPSVDLVQVESGKPFVFKATVTVKPEVQLGEYKGISVEDKAFDVTDESIENEIEQVLKGHSSVEVVEDGEVQNGDTVSIDFLGKVDGEAFEGGEAENFELEIGSGTFIGGFEDQLIGMKSGEERDIEVTFPEDYHVKSLQGKAATFHVVLHDVKRKVLPELNDEFVQEVSEFDTVDEYRADLKKRLEERAKQDHDRYVEDEVVKQVTDNATIDLPEVMVNHEIDHQLNSFAQQLQMQQIPFDAYLEFTGTSVDELRAQFREAAEQSVRTALVLEAITAAENIEVTEEEVTAELEKVAANSGLDLDRVRQLMTVRDPNLESFKRDLATRKTIELLVQNSKLA